A window from Mogibacterium neglectum encodes these proteins:
- a CDS encoding tRNA threonylcarbamoyladenosine dehydratase, giving the protein MINQFSRSELIYGKDAIETLKGCRVTVFGVGGVGGYVVEALARAGVGALDIIDNDDVSLTNINRQIIATHDTIGESKVAVCEERIKQLNPDCEVRGRQMFYLPETAEHFDFTEYDYVVDAVDTVSAKLDIIERCKDMRVPIISCMGCGNRVDPTKLAIMDIAKTSMDPLAKVIRKGLKDRQIKGVKVLCSTEEPIVPIIPEGGEAEGKGTAGRVAPGSTPFVPAAAGLVIASEVVKDLTGFDSQKRTKGGR; this is encoded by the coding sequence ATGATTAATCAATTTTCAAGAAGTGAATTAATATATGGAAAAGACGCAATCGAGACCCTGAAAGGCTGCCGAGTTACGGTATTTGGCGTCGGCGGCGTCGGTGGTTACGTAGTGGAGGCGCTCGCTAGAGCTGGTGTGGGTGCTCTCGATATCATCGATAACGATGATGTCAGCCTGACAAATATAAATAGGCAGATAATCGCCACCCATGATACTATCGGCGAAAGCAAGGTAGCAGTGTGCGAGGAGCGAATTAAGCAGCTCAATCCCGACTGCGAGGTGCGAGGACGCCAAATGTTCTACTTGCCTGAAACTGCGGAGCATTTTGACTTCACCGAGTACGACTATGTTGTGGATGCCGTCGACACTGTATCAGCAAAGCTCGACATCATCGAGAGATGTAAAGACATGAGAGTTCCGATAATTTCCTGCATGGGGTGTGGAAACCGTGTTGACCCTACGAAGCTAGCCATTATGGACATCGCAAAGACATCTATGGATCCGCTTGCCAAGGTTATACGAAAAGGGCTCAAAGATAGGCAAATTAAAGGTGTAAAGGTTCTCTGCTCCACCGAGGAGCCTATCGTGCCAATCATCCCGGAGGGCGGAGAGGCTGAAGGCAAAGGAACTGCCGGCAGAGTGGCTCCTGGTTCAACTCCATTTGTCCCTGCTGCTGCAGGGCTTGTAATAGCTAGTGAAGTCGTGAAGGATCTCACGGGCTTCGATTCACAAAAACGAACAAAAGGTGGACGCTAG
- a CDS encoding leucine-rich repeat protein: MRDYKKRISLFLTVIMLMLSFSPASAFAEVGQTADSNDTTVIHENVEALKQDSKAVSNLSDGKQDLQDNALTSQAVENKAAEDKADNAKLKTRATDRGNQQFNEDDFYISGVNFNGLTDSGKEKLKASNGTLVFPRIRTKHGNYVSRIGDNAFKNLAIKTVSFPSSITEIGPQAFYNNEISNLTLPDTITEIGYGAFSNNRIKKLKLSEKLKEILGFTFANNYLDEVVLPDGLVKINYNAFENNISTNSNGKLRLLVKNPNKLTIEPRDADKYEIVPQASNPNRYVAEDFVHETVWDKSLQKNVCKVTGLSNSGKTKLSKNLDLVIPNQIDGKDVEVIGKNAFLERDLSSTVKLTSVKLPNNLLKIEDSAFGGNALKSVALPSKLRTIEQNAFCYNDISTLLIPNSVKEIGMNAFGGNSLGEVEIDNYKGLVKLDFQAFDSNVKIKYLRVKESFDINIKADNGVSVTTSPAGKASAGESIKISYNITDSSKELMYIKVKSGEYSTVTVKDNTFTMPKKAVTIEVKLKDKYTHDKWCAEDFEFGYYELGNPDDDFYLYEYSVRGLSEKGKAKLSSLKNVVLPKQDAKGTSPVWVNEDAFKGLKMESVEIPGNYTHVQNNAFKGCGLKKVILHEGLIYANDSAFENNAISELSLPTTFKYASKAAFKGNNLKSLKLPEICETVGPESFMNNKLEKVELGSRVKRIYGKAFAGNKLKEVNIPKSIKNKENGLDGIYSDAFDDNPGVENVPKKGKSKVILWTPEKNNPNKIVNRGNYVVDPKMPESPAPGESKWTAEDFTFGTIKLKTADSGIVELYAVTGFSDIGIKKLKSEKDLVLPTVDTKGKKVEAVADKAFTASYGDKRLNTLKIPEGYVYIGGMAFAFNGCGGELVLPESIKYVGMAAFFRNEFTSLVVPSSLESIPASMMRGNKLNKVVFKGNNLKSIDRLSFSENRLEEITIPDSVKKIGAQAFTTNNGSDKYKGKLIIRTVSGTNPNKLADAENYLIDPKNPGEEPHINYSKWETSDFEYKGTAVTGFSEQGILKNKKNKNLVVPDKTPKGEAVTEIGIDAFRNLNAGYDIESIKLPETVTEIGDYAFQFNDIRKVKMPRDLKKLGMGVFMMSNVKEIEWNEKIEYIDQACFYMCELGKLEVPASVETVMNASFRKCGLTEVTFAKGSKLKKIESLAFADNSLTDINLPEGIEFIGSQAFGDNGFKEINVPASLKKIEFQAFVNNPSKKNPVPVIIHTPGGKNLNGLTDDQGKSFVIDPKVKASESEKAALKAEIERAEKVDNNKLTKKFKPLFDETLKEGKSIYADENASQASVNGSIKEIKWVLNRARLNRLMYEKEALDARKDEFDAEKWANVEAAYKDADTNLFYVNISDAKLDHLINTLSIALKALDSSTDELQGATAYEGEFAIKKTHYIEPYTIKVKVWVKDGVIVHVINNGTITDDPNDDEEHNGGYFKRAIENLSKYKGKKVKDVLDSKLSKDVGIDAVSGATVSTDGIHEAIKNALSKVPKPDPGAEDSVKLDLNDPTVNKDTGIEISGDTLIYIKGKSKGAELRIRGLNFASDKGNISIKVDGKAISKGDAYSLREGSIIIGFNKSYLDSLSVGNHSILIATGKGDVKVKLAIRETGVSEDNPNAQIIPTRGKIAAKQLRYGSRPVRTGDESEVAPFILLMMLSVASLGTLLAIRRRNSI, encoded by the coding sequence ATGAGAGATTATAAGAAGAGAATCAGCTTATTCCTCACTGTGATAATGCTTATGCTAAGCTTCAGCCCGGCTTCGGCTTTTGCAGAGGTTGGACAGACGGCTGATAGCAATGATACAACAGTAATTCATGAGAATGTCGAAGCGTTAAAACAGGATAGCAAAGCTGTCTCAAATTTGTCTGATGGCAAGCAAGATTTGCAGGACAACGCTTTAACCTCCCAAGCGGTTGAAAACAAAGCCGCAGAAGATAAAGCAGATAATGCGAAGCTCAAGACACGCGCTACGGATCGCGGGAATCAGCAGTTTAACGAGGATGATTTCTATATTTCTGGAGTGAACTTTAACGGCTTAACGGATTCTGGAAAGGAAAAGCTCAAGGCAAGTAATGGAACCCTGGTTTTTCCTCGCATTAGGACGAAACATGGGAATTATGTAAGTCGCATTGGAGATAATGCTTTCAAGAATCTGGCTATTAAAACAGTTAGCTTCCCGTCATCTATCACGGAAATTGGACCACAAGCATTTTATAATAACGAAATTAGCAACCTGACATTACCGGATACTATCACCGAGATAGGATATGGTGCATTTAGCAATAATAGGATAAAAAAGCTTAAACTATCAGAGAAACTAAAAGAAATATTAGGATTTACATTTGCAAACAACTATCTTGATGAGGTTGTACTCCCAGATGGGCTGGTCAAGATTAACTACAATGCATTTGAAAACAATATAAGCACAAATTCTAACGGAAAGCTTAGACTTTTAGTTAAAAATCCGAATAAACTCACAATCGAACCTCGTGATGCGGACAAATATGAAATCGTGCCGCAGGCTTCAAATCCTAATAGATACGTGGCAGAGGATTTCGTACATGAGACAGTGTGGGATAAAAGCCTTCAAAAGAACGTATGCAAGGTTACCGGTTTATCGAATTCAGGTAAAACGAAGCTATCGAAGAACCTCGACTTGGTCATTCCTAATCAGATAGACGGTAAGGATGTTGAGGTTATAGGTAAAAATGCATTTCTGGAACGCGATTTATCATCAACTGTAAAGTTAACCTCAGTAAAGCTGCCAAATAATCTTCTTAAAATAGAGGATAGTGCGTTTGGTGGTAATGCGCTAAAGTCCGTAGCACTTCCGTCAAAGCTCCGAACAATTGAGCAAAATGCATTTTGTTACAATGATATTTCGACGTTGTTAATTCCTAACTCTGTTAAAGAAATTGGGATGAATGCATTTGGAGGAAATTCACTGGGTGAAGTCGAGATAGATAATTACAAAGGGCTTGTAAAATTGGATTTTCAGGCATTTGACAGCAATGTTAAGATTAAATACCTGAGAGTTAAGGAGTCATTTGATATCAATATCAAAGCAGATAACGGCGTAAGTGTAACAACTAGCCCGGCAGGTAAAGCTTCTGCAGGTGAATCGATTAAAATCTCTTACAATATCACAGATAGCAGTAAAGAGCTTATGTACATTAAGGTAAAGAGTGGAGAGTATAGCACAGTTACTGTGAAAGACAACACATTTACCATGCCTAAAAAAGCTGTGACGATAGAGGTAAAGCTAAAGGACAAATACACACATGATAAGTGGTGCGCCGAAGATTTTGAGTTTGGCTATTATGAACTCGGCAATCCGGACGATGATTTCTATCTATATGAATACTCAGTCAGGGGACTTTCTGAAAAAGGTAAAGCCAAGCTTAGCTCACTTAAAAATGTGGTTCTACCTAAGCAGGATGCAAAAGGAACATCACCTGTGTGGGTAAATGAAGATGCATTTAAAGGGCTTAAGATGGAGAGCGTTGAGATTCCCGGCAACTATACTCATGTCCAGAATAATGCGTTTAAAGGCTGTGGACTGAAGAAAGTCATTCTGCATGAAGGACTGATTTATGCAAATGATTCTGCATTCGAGAACAATGCTATAAGCGAACTGTCGCTTCCTACCACTTTCAAATACGCATCAAAAGCAGCATTTAAAGGGAATAACCTTAAATCGCTAAAGCTTCCGGAGATATGTGAGACCGTTGGACCGGAGAGCTTCATGAACAACAAGCTTGAAAAGGTGGAGCTGGGTTCCAGAGTGAAGCGGATTTACGGAAAGGCATTTGCCGGGAATAAGCTTAAAGAAGTCAATATTCCTAAGAGCATAAAGAACAAAGAAAATGGACTTGATGGGATATATTCAGATGCTTTTGATGACAATCCCGGGGTAGAGAATGTACCTAAAAAAGGCAAATCCAAGGTCATCCTCTGGACGCCTGAAAAGAATAACCCTAACAAGATTGTAAATAGAGGTAATTATGTTGTTGATCCTAAAATGCCAGAGTCACCTGCGCCGGGCGAATCAAAGTGGACTGCAGAAGATTTCACCTTCGGTACTATTAAGCTCAAGACTGCAGATAGTGGAATTGTAGAATTATACGCCGTAACAGGATTTTCTGACATTGGAATTAAAAAGCTAAAATCAGAAAAAGATTTGGTGTTGCCTACAGTTGATACAAAAGGCAAGAAAGTCGAAGCGGTTGCCGATAAAGCGTTTACAGCATCATATGGAGATAAGAGGCTTAATACGCTGAAAATTCCTGAAGGCTACGTATACATAGGCGGGATGGCATTTGCGTTTAATGGATGCGGGGGAGAACTGGTTCTGCCGGAAAGCATCAAGTATGTAGGCATGGCTGCATTCTTCAGAAATGAATTCACAAGCCTAGTTGTGCCTTCGAGTCTTGAATCAATCCCTGCTTCTATGATGAGAGGAAACAAGCTGAATAAAGTGGTATTTAAGGGAAACAACTTAAAGTCCATTGATAGGCTCTCGTTCTCTGAAAATAGACTTGAGGAAATCACAATCCCTGATTCTGTGAAAAAGATTGGGGCACAGGCATTTACGACTAATAATGGATCCGATAAGTACAAAGGTAAGTTGATTATTCGTACTGTGTCAGGAACAAATCCAAACAAACTGGCAGATGCAGAGAATTACTTGATTGACCCTAAAAATCCCGGTGAGGAGCCTCATATCAATTACAGCAAGTGGGAAACAAGTGATTTTGAATACAAAGGAACTGCAGTAACAGGGTTCTCAGAACAAGGTATACTCAAGAACAAGAAAAACAAGAATCTGGTAGTTCCGGATAAGACACCTAAAGGAGAAGCTGTTACAGAGATAGGCATAGATGCGTTTAGAAATCTCAATGCCGGATACGATATCGAGAGCATAAAGCTTCCTGAAACAGTGACTGAAATTGGAGACTATGCATTTCAATTCAATGATATTCGCAAGGTAAAAATGCCACGAGATCTCAAGAAACTTGGAATGGGTGTATTCATGATGTCCAATGTAAAAGAGATAGAGTGGAACGAGAAAATCGAATATATTGATCAGGCGTGCTTCTATATGTGTGAACTCGGCAAGCTTGAGGTTCCGGCATCAGTTGAAACAGTGATGAATGCATCGTTTAGAAAATGCGGACTAACTGAAGTAACCTTCGCTAAAGGTAGTAAGCTTAAAAAGATAGAGAGTCTGGCGTTTGCAGACAATAGTCTCACTGATATTAACCTTCCGGAAGGAATAGAATTTATAGGGAGCCAGGCATTTGGAGATAACGGATTCAAGGAGATAAATGTGCCTGCATCACTCAAGAAAATTGAGTTCCAGGCATTCGTAAACAATCCAAGTAAGAAAAATCCGGTACCGGTAATTATTCATACACCTGGGGGTAAGAATCTTAACGGGCTTACAGACGATCAGGGTAAGAGCTTTGTAATCGATCCTAAAGTAAAGGCAAGTGAATCGGAAAAAGCTGCTCTCAAGGCTGAGATTGAAAGAGCTGAGAAGGTTGATAACAACAAACTTACTAAGAAGTTTAAACCACTGTTTGATGAGACGCTTAAAGAAGGCAAGTCAATATATGCAGATGAAAATGCATCGCAGGCAAGCGTAAATGGCAGCATAAAGGAAATTAAGTGGGTACTGAATCGTGCAAGACTGAACAGGTTAATGTACGAGAAGGAGGCACTTGATGCCAGAAAGGATGAATTTGACGCAGAGAAGTGGGCAAATGTAGAAGCTGCATACAAAGATGCAGATACAAATCTGTTCTACGTCAATATTAGCGACGCCAAGCTGGATCACCTTATAAACACACTCTCTATTGCACTTAAGGCACTAGACTCGAGTACTGACGAATTACAAGGTGCGACTGCTTATGAAGGCGAGTTTGCAATAAAGAAAACTCACTACATTGAACCATATACTATCAAAGTAAAGGTGTGGGTGAAGGATGGTGTAATTGTTCATGTTATAAATAATGGTACAATTACAGATGATCCAAATGACGATGAAGAGCATAACGGTGGATATTTCAAACGAGCTATCGAAAATCTGTCAAAGTACAAGGGTAAGAAGGTAAAGGATGTTCTTGATAGCAAGCTTAGCAAAGATGTTGGTATAGATGCGGTATCCGGCGCCACTGTAAGCACAGACGGAATTCATGAAGCTATTAAAAATGCACTAAGCAAAGTTCCAAAGCCAGACCCCGGTGCTGAAGATAGTGTGAAGCTTGACCTGAATGATCCAACAGTCAACAAGGACACAGGAATTGAAATTAGTGGCGATACGCTTATCTACATAAAAGGAAAGTCAAAAGGTGCGGAACTCAGGATTCGCGGACTTAACTTTGCATCAGATAAAGGCAATATTAGTATTAAGGTAGACGGTAAAGCTATTTCAAAAGGTGATGCATATTCGCTGCGAGAAGGTAGTATCATAATAGGGTTTAATAAATCCTATCTGGATTCACTTTCTGTAGGGAACCACAGCATTTTGATAGCCACCGGCAAAGGTGATGTAAAGGTTAAGCTTGCAATAAGAGAAACTGGTGTATCTGAAGACAATCCAAATGCTCAGATTATCCCAACAAGAGGTAAGATAGCAGCGAAGCAACTTCGCTATGGGTCTCGCCCAGTAAGAACCGGAGACGAGAGTGAGGTAGCACCATTTATTTTATTAATGATGCTTTCCGTGGCTTCACTTGGTACGCTTCTGGCTATACGTAGAAGAAACAGCATATAA
- the mutM gene encoding bifunctional DNA-formamidopyrimidine glycosylase/DNA-(apurinic or apyrimidinic site) lyase: MPELVEVETARRVLAPQLSGCTIEDVEVRLAKSIKNYSAGEFKKLVIGSKFDTVLRRGKFLIFNMLTPKHEGAPEELKLVAHYRMTGVLLVTHPRYEELKHTHIVFKLRDDNGTEKELRYVDQRQFGGIWAITTGAEFRATGIGQLGAEATDDTLDGEYLKSHLAKRKSAIKTGLLDQSVIAGLGNIYTDEVLYRCGIVPTRACNSLTDSEWQALADKIPTMMNFMIERNQISEEDYLAGKGTDYRNTPFLHVYNHAGEECPKCGSKLEKTVIAGRSSVYCPECQE, encoded by the coding sequence ATGCCTGAACTAGTAGAGGTTGAAACTGCGAGAAGGGTTCTCGCACCACAGCTAAGCGGCTGCACAATCGAAGATGTCGAGGTTAGGCTTGCAAAGAGTATAAAGAATTATAGCGCTGGTGAGTTCAAGAAGCTAGTGATTGGAAGCAAGTTTGACACCGTACTACGCCGTGGTAAATTCCTGATTTTCAACATGCTCACACCGAAGCATGAAGGTGCGCCAGAGGAGCTCAAACTCGTAGCTCACTACCGCATGACCGGGGTTCTCTTGGTGACACATCCAAGGTATGAGGAACTTAAGCACACGCATATAGTGTTTAAGCTGCGAGATGATAATGGCACAGAGAAAGAACTCCGCTATGTCGACCAGAGGCAGTTTGGCGGTATATGGGCTATAACGACAGGGGCTGAATTTAGAGCGACTGGCATCGGACAGCTCGGAGCAGAGGCGACGGACGACACACTTGATGGAGAGTATCTAAAGAGTCATCTAGCGAAGAGAAAGTCTGCCATCAAGACGGGGCTTCTTGACCAAAGCGTTATCGCAGGTCTTGGAAATATTTACACCGACGAAGTCCTATACCGCTGCGGAATTGTTCCGACTAGAGCTTGTAATTCGCTTACCGATTCTGAGTGGCAGGCTCTCGCTGACAAGATACCGACGATGATGAATTTCATGATAGAGAGGAACCAGATTTCTGAAGAGGATTACCTAGCTGGAAAGGGGACAGATTACAGAAACACCCCATTCCTACATGTTTATAATCATGCAGGAGAGGAATGTCCAAAGTGCGGAAGCAAGCTAGAGAAAACTGTGATTGCAGGCAGGAGCAGTGTGTACTGCCCTGAGTGTCAGGAGTAG
- the recR gene encoding recombination mediator RecR, translating to MRQYPKPLNKLINELSKLPGIGGKTAQRLAFHILALEESEATALANSIVNAKRSLHYCSVCGNLTDTDPCEICSDELRNRTKVCVVETPQDVIAMERIREFKGLYHVLHGAISPVEGIGPNDINLKSLITRLQQHDEIDEIIVATNPNIEGEATAMYIARLLKPSGIKVTRIAHGIPVGGDLEYADEVTLLKAMEGRREI from the coding sequence ATGAGGCAGTATCCAAAGCCACTGAACAAGTTAATAAATGAGCTGTCTAAACTACCTGGAATTGGCGGCAAGACAGCACAGCGACTAGCGTTCCACATCCTTGCGCTCGAGGAGAGCGAGGCAACAGCTCTTGCAAATTCAATCGTGAATGCCAAGAGAAGCCTTCATTACTGCTCTGTGTGCGGAAACTTGACAGATACCGATCCGTGCGAGATTTGTAGTGATGAATTGCGAAACAGGACTAAGGTATGTGTTGTCGAGACACCGCAGGATGTGATTGCGATGGAGCGGATAAGAGAATTTAAGGGACTGTATCATGTGCTTCACGGTGCTATTTCGCCGGTAGAGGGCATCGGTCCTAATGACATCAATCTCAAATCGCTGATTACTAGGCTCCAGCAGCACGACGAAATCGACGAGATAATCGTGGCAACTAACCCTAATATCGAGGGTGAGGCGACTGCCATGTACATAGCTAGGCTGCTAAAACCGTCTGGCATCAAGGTGACGAGAATCGCACACGGAATTCCTGTCGGCGGAGATCTCGAGTATGCCGATGAAGTCACGCTTCTCAAGGCGATGGAAGGAAGACGAGAGATATAA
- a CDS encoding YbaB/EbfC family nucleoid-associated protein produces MGKGMRAGKKKKVGGGAGNMQQQMKQLQAMQRDMEAAQASIAEQETTATAGGGAVEVTVNGNKEITKLVIDRDVVDPDDVEMLQDLIMAAVNEGMRQIDAIAENEMGKVTGGLNIPGLGL; encoded by the coding sequence ATGGGCAAAGGTATGAGAGCAGGCAAGAAAAAGAAGGTTGGCGGCGGTGCAGGAAACATGCAGCAGCAGATGAAGCAGCTTCAGGCTATGCAGCGCGATATGGAGGCTGCACAGGCTTCTATCGCTGAGCAGGAGACAACTGCAACTGCTGGCGGCGGTGCAGTGGAAGTTACTGTTAACGGCAACAAGGAGATTACAAAGCTCGTAATCGATAGAGACGTTGTTGATCCAGATGATGTAGAAATGCTTCAAGATCTCATCATGGCAGCTGTGAATGAGGGCATGCGCCAGATCGATGCAATCGCTGAAAATGAGATGGGCAAGGTTACAGGTGGGCTCAACATCCCTGGACTAGGACTGTAG
- the dnaX gene encoding DNA polymerase III subunit gamma/tau encodes MHLALYRSERPERFEEVIGQKHIVKILRNQIKKGTVSQSYLFAGTRGTGKTTTARILAKAVNCTCNDPGVDLPCGECANCRAITEGRFLDVVELDAASNNGVESLRQITESVQYPPTVGKYKVYIIDEAHMLTDSAENAFLKTLEEPPAHVIFILATTNPEKIKATIKSRCLTFNFRHVSENDLLEGMKRICQKKEISIEEDALAVIARKADGSVRDALSLLEQCINAGDELITRELVLEYTGGVGDDFYIELTDAIRAGEAGMALADIDSMVRIGKDAKQLLADWLMHYRNLMICKYVQDPSELVNASSENTVRIVTQAKSLSDEAINYGICLLSDTVNKAKFSTMPRILLETCVIKLIIGESAEVKTEPIRINTNISMGARAPRAEAGNVQATSSAQQVNTKAETHRPESRGAEASQSGAPKEELETETTCASEPQAQPQAQSQVNASAERSQDADGPKPLFEQKFNPLEGAPPDRHIVEFEANHNLDEMWDRICDQMARTDAMFMAMVAKYTRLVDLHGSELTVEVKKTKSLMADDALDELNRITKALYGDKFYITFRVVEYNPADARELSQVEEPGLQRFDEELVEAAEEKDEIAREVAKDVADFFGVDKIDIK; translated from the coding sequence ATGCATCTGGCACTATACAGGTCGGAGAGGCCGGAACGCTTTGAAGAGGTAATTGGACAGAAGCATATTGTGAAGATACTTCGCAATCAGATCAAGAAGGGAACGGTGAGCCAGTCGTATCTGTTTGCGGGAACTCGAGGCACGGGTAAGACGACGACCGCGAGGATTCTTGCAAAAGCAGTTAACTGCACCTGCAACGATCCCGGCGTAGACCTACCGTGTGGTGAGTGCGCTAATTGTAGGGCGATTACAGAGGGGAGATTTCTCGATGTTGTAGAGCTGGACGCGGCATCCAACAATGGTGTGGAGAGCCTAAGGCAGATTACCGAATCAGTGCAATATCCGCCAACTGTTGGAAAGTACAAGGTCTACATCATAGACGAGGCGCACATGCTCACCGATTCGGCGGAAAATGCTTTCCTCAAGACACTAGAAGAGCCACCAGCACACGTAATATTCATACTGGCTACAACCAACCCAGAGAAGATTAAAGCGACGATAAAATCAAGGTGCTTAACGTTTAACTTCAGGCATGTTTCGGAAAATGATCTTCTGGAAGGCATGAAAAGAATTTGCCAGAAGAAGGAGATTTCAATCGAGGAAGATGCCTTAGCAGTTATTGCCCGCAAGGCAGACGGTTCCGTACGAGATGCGCTCAGTCTGCTCGAGCAGTGTATAAACGCTGGGGATGAGCTTATAACCAGAGAGCTAGTGCTGGAGTATACGGGTGGCGTGGGAGATGATTTCTACATAGAGCTAACAGATGCGATTAGGGCAGGCGAAGCTGGAATGGCGCTTGCTGATATAGATAGCATGGTGAGGATAGGTAAGGATGCCAAGCAGCTGCTTGCAGACTGGCTAATGCACTATAGAAATCTGATGATTTGCAAGTATGTGCAGGATCCTTCGGAGCTTGTAAATGCCTCTAGTGAGAACACTGTGAGAATCGTCACACAGGCAAAGTCCCTGAGCGACGAAGCGATAAATTACGGTATTTGCTTACTTTCGGACACCGTCAACAAGGCAAAGTTCTCGACTATGCCGAGGATTTTGTTAGAGACATGTGTTATTAAACTCATCATAGGTGAGAGTGCGGAAGTCAAGACTGAGCCAATTCGTATAAATACGAATATCTCTATGGGTGCTAGGGCTCCAAGAGCCGAGGCAGGGAATGTACAAGCGACGAGTAGTGCACAGCAGGTGAATACTAAGGCAGAGACGCATAGACCAGAATCAAGAGGCGCAGAAGCTTCGCAATCAGGAGCACCAAAGGAGGAGCTAGAGACAGAGACTACTTGTGCCAGTGAGCCGCAAGCACAACCGCAGGCTCAGTCCCAAGTAAATGCCAGTGCGGAGAGATCGCAAGATGCCGATGGACCGAAGCCTCTATTCGAACAGAAATTCAATCCGCTAGAAGGAGCTCCGCCAGATAGGCACATCGTGGAGTTTGAAGCAAATCATAATCTTGATGAGATGTGGGATAGAATCTGTGACCAAATGGCTAGAACAGATGCAATGTTCATGGCGATGGTTGCAAAGTATACGAGACTGGTCGATTTACACGGTAGCGAACTTACCGTAGAGGTCAAGAAGACCAAGAGCCTTATGGCTGATGATGCGCTAGACGAGCTCAACAGGATAACTAAGGCACTATATGGTGATAAGTTCTACATCACGTTTAGAGTTGTAGAGTATAATCCGGCAGATGCAAGGGAGCTTAGCCAAGTTGAAGAACCTGGGCTTCAGAGGTTCGATGAGGAACTCGTTGAGGCAGCAGAAGAAAAAGATGAGATAGCCAGGGAAGTGGCGAAGGATGTAGCTGACTTTTTTGGCGTAGATAAGATAGACATTAAATAG
- the rplQ gene encoding 50S ribosomal protein L17 has translation MNGYKKLGRNSAHRKSMLRNLVTDLFREGRITTTLDRAKEAGREAEKLVTLAKRGDLHARRQVLAYVFDEDVVTKLFDEIAPEYAERNGGYTRVLKLGPRQGDNAEVVYLELV, from the coding sequence ATGAATGGTTACAAGAAGCTGGGCAGAAATTCTGCACACAGAAAATCCATGCTAAGAAACCTCGTAACCGATCTATTCAGAGAAGGTAGAATTACTACAACTCTAGATAGAGCGAAGGAAGCAGGTCGTGAAGCTGAGAAGCTAGTTACTCTAGCTAAGCGTGGAGATCTTCATGCAAGAAGACAGGTTCTCGCATACGTTTTCGACGAAGATGTAGTTACAAAGCTCTTTGATGAGATCGCACCAGAGTACGCTGAGCGCAACGGTGGATACACAAGAGTTCTTAAGCTAGGACCTAGACAGGGAGATAATGCGGAGGTCGTATATCTCGAGCTCGTATAA
- a CDS encoding DNA-directed RNA polymerase subunit alpha has translation MIEIVKPTITKEIDENGQYGKFVVEPLERGYGTTLGNCMRRILLSSLPGAAITSVKIDGVLHEFSTIPGVKEDVTEIILNLKRLAVRINGDEEKRAIINAVGAREVTAADIIVDSDTEIFNPDLHIATLAENATLVMEMNIASGRGYVPAEQNKTDSTPIAVIPVDSIFTPVKKVNFTVENTRVGQVTDYDKLTLELWTDGSITPEEGVSIGAKIMLEHLNLFIGLGSEVNEMDFMVEKSEARKEKALEMTIEELELSVRSFNCLKRASINTVQELTQRTEEDMMKVRNLGMKSLVEVKNKLTELGLSLKPNDEN, from the coding sequence ATGATTGAGATAGTAAAGCCAACAATTACTAAGGAAATCGATGAAAATGGACAGTATGGAAAGTTCGTTGTAGAACCTCTCGAGAGAGGATACGGTACAACGCTCGGAAACTGCATGAGAAGAATTCTTCTCAGCTCTTTACCAGGAGCAGCTATCACTTCTGTAAAGATTGACGGTGTACTACATGAGTTCTCAACTATTCCAGGCGTCAAGGAAGATGTTACAGAGATTATCTTGAACCTCAAGAGACTTGCTGTAAGAATCAATGGTGACGAGGAGAAGAGAGCGATTATCAATGCTGTTGGTGCTAGAGAAGTAACAGCAGCGGATATTATCGTTGATTCCGACACAGAGATTTTCAATCCGGATTTACACATTGCAACTCTTGCAGAGAATGCAACTTTGGTAATGGAGATGAATATCGCTTCGGGAAGAGGATATGTGCCTGCAGAGCAGAATAAGACAGATTCAACTCCTATAGCAGTTATTCCAGTAGACTCAATATTCACACCTGTTAAGAAGGTTAACTTCACAGTTGAGAATACAAGAGTTGGGCAGGTGACTGATTACGATAAGCTAACACTTGAGCTTTGGACAGATGGTTCAATCACTCCTGAAGAGGGTGTTTCCATCGGTGCAAAAATCATGCTAGAGCACCTCAACCTATTCATTGGACTAGGATCTGAGGTGAACGAGATGGACTTCATGGTCGAGAAGAGTGAAGCTCGTAAGGAGAAGGCGCTTGAGATGACAATTGAGGAGCTAGAGCTCTCGGTTCGTTCATTTAACTGCCTCAAGAGAGCTTCAATCAACACAGTTCAGGAACTAACTCAGCGTACTGAAGAAGACATGATGAAGGTTAGAAACCTCGGAATGAAGTCGCTTGTAGAAGTAAAAAATAAGCTTACAGAGCTCGGATTGAGCCTTAAGCCTAATGACGAAAACTAA